From a single Raphanus sativus cultivar WK10039 chromosome 3, ASM80110v3, whole genome shotgun sequence genomic region:
- the LOC108847899 gene encoding ubiquitin carboxyl-terminal hydrolase 8, producing the protein MSSVASSSEESPDSAQRIDSFNGQQSVYFVPFRWWKDAQESVPCESVEKREILYTAATTGSSYGGGPMKLINNIFNSDILFDLRREGDALQSGEAGEEASVSGRDFALVSSDMWLQALKWHHNDKINEKGVKSLSTGGVDRGDVYPVQLRLSVLQETNSLAVKICKKDNSVECFRRACKIFSLDSEQLRIWDISGQTTLFFETDLNSSKDSQQQRDQEMLLELQIYGLSDSIKLKESKKEDGSTQQTNGITNGINGGTPFRFGRSHSLSFLGKAGEAGTLGLTGLQNLGNTCFMNSSLQCLAHTPKLVDFFLGEYIREINLENPLGMKGEIALAFGDLLRSLWAPGASTVAPMTFKAKLGRFAPQFSGFNQHDSQELLAFLLDGLHEDLNRVKNKPYVEAKDGDCRPDEEVADEYWQNHVARNDSIIVDVCQGQYKSTLVCPICKKVSVMFDPFMYLSLPLPCTSMRTMDLTVMSADGGSLPVSLTVNVPKFGKFEDLQKALVTACSLPEDETLMVTEVYNNRILRVLEDPTDSLSLIRDGDKLVVYRLKKDANDSPLIVFMHQKLEEQFICGKSSPTWKGFGIPLVSRLCDVENGFDVENMYLKLLSSFKKPTEVVTENLENPTEEEATDKAGTDGTTSVENKNSTDVKETTESLPDPVLRLYLTGDRGGSIESEILKEKPVNIKSKRLNVLARWPVKDLDVYDTCLLSSLPEVSKIGTKRPQETVSLYKCLEAFLTEEPLGPDDMWYCPGCKEHRQAIKKLDLWRLPEILVIHLKRFSYSRFMKNKLEAFVDFPIDGLDLSSYISYKNGQTTYRYMLYAISNHYGGMGGGHYTAYVHHGGDRWYDFDDSHVNQISQEKIKTSAAYVLFYKRLVEE; encoded by the exons ATGAGCAGCGTGGCATCATCGTCCGAGGAATCTCCCGATTCAGCTCAGCGGATCGATTCCTTCAACGGCCAGCAGAGTGTCTATTTCGTCCCCTTCAg GTGGTGGAAAGATGCTCAAGAGTCAGTGCCTTGTGAATCTGTTGAGAAACGAGAGATCTTGTATACAGCTGCGACTACTGGGTCGTCTTATGGAGGAGGCCCAATGAAGTTGATTAACAACATCTTTAACTCTGATATCTTGTTTGATCTGAGGAGAGAAGGTGATGCGTTACAGAGTGGTGAAGCTGGAGAAGAAGCAAGCGTCTCAGGGAGGGATTTTGCATTGGTCTCGAGTGATATGTGGCTGCAGGCACTCAAATG GCACCACAATGATAAAATTAATGAGAAAGGCGTGAAAAGTTTATCGACTGGAGGCGTTGACAGAGGTGATGTTTATCCAGTACAACTCAGGCTCTCCGTCTTGCAGGAAACCAATTCATTGGCGGTTAAAATTTGCAAAAAG GACAATTCAGTTGAGTGCTTCAGACGAGCATGCAAGATATTCAGTTTGGATTCGGAGCAG CTGCGCATTTGGGATATTTCTGGGCAAACAACCTTGTTTTTCGAAACTGATCTGAACAGTTCCAAGGATAGCCAACAACAAAGAGATCAAGAA ATGCTCTTAGAGCTGCAGATTTATGGGTTATCAGACTCCATCAAACTGAAGGAATCGAAAAAAGAAGATGGTTCCACACAGCAAACCAACGGAATTACCAATGGCATTAATGGTGGCACACCGTTCAGATTTGGACGGAGTCATTCTTTGAGCTTTTTGGGAAAAGCTGGGGAAGCTGGAACTTTGGGGCTGACAGGCTTGCAGAATCTAGGAAATACTTGTTTCATGAACAGTTCCCTTCAGTGCTTGGCTCATACACCAAAGCTTGTTGACTTCTTTCTTGGAGAGTACATCAGAGAAATAAATCTGGAGAACCCATTGGGAATGAAA GGTGAGATCGCGTTAGCTTTTGGTGACTTGTTAAGGAGTTTGTGGGCTCCAGGTGCATCAACTGTGGCTCCAATGACATTTAAAGCAAAACTCGGTCGATTTGCTCCTCAGTTTAGTGGCTTTAATCAGCATGATTCGCAG GAACTTTTAGCTTTCTTGCTGGATGGACTTCACGAGGACTTAAACCGTGTAAAGAACAAGCCTTATGTGGAAGCAAAAGATGGAGATTGCCGTCCAGACGAGGAAGTGGCTGATGAATATTGGCAAAATCATGTGGCTCGGAATGATTCAATAATTGTTGATGTGTGCCAA GGCCAGTACAAGTCAACATTAGTTTGTCCTATTTGCAAAAAGGTTTCTGTTATGTTTGATCCGTTCATGTACCTATCGCTACCTTTGCCATGCACGTCAATGCGAACAATGGATTTAACAGTCATGAGTGCCGATGGAGGTAGTCTGCCTGTCTCACTGACTGTCAACGTCCCTAAGTTTGGCAAATTTGAAGATCTTCAGAAAGCTCTTGTCACTGCCTGTTCTTTGCCAGAGGATGAGACTTTAATGGTTACTGAG GTGTACAACAATCGGATTCTTCGAGTCCTGGAGGATCCTACTGATTCATTGTCCTTGATCAGAGATGGTGACAAACTTGTCGTGTATCGGTTAAAGAAAGATGCAAACGATTCTCCTTTGATTGTATTTATGCATCAGAAGCTGGAAGA GCAGTTCATCTGTGGGAAATCAAGCCCAACTTGGAAGGGATTTGGAATCCCCTTGGTCTCGAGGCTTTGTGATGTCGAGAATGGATTTGATGTTGAGAACATGTACCTTAAGTTGCTTAGTTCATTTAAGAAGCCTACTGAAGTCGTCACAGAGAATCTTGAAAATCCAACCGAAGAAGAAGCGACTGATAAAGCAGGTACCGATGGTACTACTTCAGTTGAGAATAAAAATTCCACTGATGTGAAGGAGACTACTGAGTCTCTTCCAGACCCTGTGTTGAGGCTTTACCTAACCGGCGACAGAGGAGGCTCTATAGAATCTGAGATATTGAAAGAAAAGCCTGTAAATATTAAATCCAAGCGGTTGAATGTGCTTGCACGTTGGCCAGTGAAAGATCTAGACGTTTATGATACTTGTCTTCTGAGCTCCTTGCCTGAGGTTTCCAAAATTGGAACTAAGAGACCCCAGGAAACAGTCTCGCTTTACAAGTGCCTTGAAGCATTCTTGACGGAGGAGCCTCTTGGTCCTGATGACATGTG GTATTGTCCTGGCTGTAAAGAACACCGACAAGCCATTAAAAAGTTGGATCTCTGGAGGTTGCCAGAGATACTGGTGATTCATCTGAAGAGGTTTTCTTATAGCCGGTTTATGAAAAACAAGCTGGAGGCCTTTGTGGACTTCCCGATAGATGGTCTTGATCTGTCAAGCTACATATCATACAAAAATGGGCAGACGACTTATCGCTAC